AACACAACTGGAATATAATCATTTTGTAGCCAAACAGCAGTCAACCCTTGGATAACTTGAACCAAGATAACACAAACCCAGGATCCCTAATCTTGTATTGAAATAGAGGTCATCTTCCCACAACCGAGGGTTTCTGTAACCCTTATACACCAACGACAAACACCAGAATGAAGACAATTCATTGAGGCCACAAAACTGTGACAACACCAAAACCACATTGGAAAGACTACTCTAATGACAACGCAAACAGTCACATCAAGAGACTAACCAAAAGTTGGGAAACCAACCAAAACAAGCATAATCATTGATGGTAGCCACCTCTGAAACCATTGAGGAACAACAAAAAATGCCATAGAAATTATCTGCTGCAACAAAATCCACCAATAACCACCACCAAAACAAGTCTGCCACCACAGATCATCACAACCACCAATGCCTTTGAATCAGTAAATATCACAGGGTAAACCGCTACCAAAGCAGCCATGATTCAGGTCTGCTGGCCACTACCCAAACTGGAGGCACATGAACATCACATATACCTTCTTTTTTACAATATACCATCACATACACCTGCAAGGATGATGACTATCAACAAAATTAACAGAGAACGGCCACCAAAACGAACCTGCCACCAAAGATAACAAATGACAACAACCACAAACCACCAATGCCTTTGAATCAATATGTGTATCAGGTAAACCATTAGCAAAGCAGCTGTGATTCATGTATACTGGGAACTTCCCAAACATGAGGCGCACCAACATTGCAtacgccttttttttttataatataacatccCATACACCTACAAGTATGATGACAACTACCATCCAATCAACATGGAAATGAATGGTACCATCCATCTTCAACTACTGCCATCAGACCTTATCCCATAAtacaacttataaaaaaaaaaaccttatccCATAATACTGTAAATGTTTCAGAGTCGGTAGAAGTAAACAAGAGAAGGAAAGGAGAAATAAATTGCAAATGAAGGCacgaaaaaaggagaaaaaaactaTCACTAAGCCCTAAAAATTTTCTAAACCCTGGGCTCTAAAAAACAGGGTTTGCCACATACAAAAACAgtaagaggaaaagaaaattttctctTCCTATATAGAGTGGAAATAATCAAGACAGTTGACCTAGCAGCTAATACATGATTATAACCCTAATTCTAAAATTCTTTCCTTAACAAAAGAGATTACTACTGGTAAATCAGTCACTTCTAGAAGGATTAGGCTTTAAGAACACAAACCACCACTTTTGAGATGACGTATAACTTGCCTATAACATGGCTCCTTCAGAATGTAGTAAATGagtaaaaaaagtgaatgataacTTTGTCTAGCTATTAactaagattttaaaaataagtgtcTAACAATCTGGCCATGCATTAATTTCAAACTAGTATGATAAGAAGAAAACGTCGCCTTTTTTATAGGTGAACTTTTTCCTACAAAATAAGAACGGAAGCAGCCATAGTCATAATATGTACAAATTTACCAGGAAAAATAATccaaaagaaaaggcaaaaatgAGTTGGAAGATGAAAATATAAACTCAACATTGCGAATTAACAATAAACATTGAGCCAAAAGCTTTGGTCATCAAAATGTACGAATTGCATATCTGTTTCGCCAAAGTTCATTAGAAGAGGTAACACGGTCACAACAATAATGGAAGAGTCTGTTACCTAGCATAACGAATAAGCAAATTATCTGGCTTAAAATCACCATGAATGATGCCAGCACCATGCAAAGTTTCAAGCATGTAGAGCATCTCTACTGTATAATAAATACATAACTCCTCTTCCATAAACTTTCCAGTGACTACATAGGAGTTTATGGCATCCTGCAGAAGGTTTTCATCAGAGTCTGCATAATGTAGAAGACTAAACCTAATAATACACGagatacaaaattaattaaaccaACCTGCAGAGTCCCATGGGCCCGATAGTCACAGACAAGTATGCTGCAGTCAGAGTAGAGATGCATTCTCTGAGCAAAACCAAAGCTGGATCTCTGATAAAAGACAagaataagtaaataaataaaaaccagaaACCACCAATAAACATTGGACACCAGAAAATGTCGTACTTCATTGTCTAAGATGCGCTCATCTAGTTGACGATACATGTAGAACTCCCAAGGGAAAGCAGGCTTTTGTATCTGTCAGAAATTTCAAAGACCATGTTACAATCCAACAAGGCAACTCCTCCACTTCCGGTGGGAGAATACTAAAAAAGCACATACCTTAAGTGCGACAACTTCATCTGGATTACTGTTGACATATGCTTTATATACTTGGGCAAAACCACCTTGGCCAGCACAACCTTTGATCTGGTACTTCTTTCCACCTACAATCCAGAGTAATAGAATTTGACCTCCTAGAGTCTCAGTATCTAACTTTTACCTTTTATATAAAACCCAAAATTCGCTGCATGGTAAATACACTCAGACAAGTAAGAACAATTAATCTCCCGCACCATTTGCCTTAGCTCAAGTGTAATGGTGAGAAGGTGTATTTGGGGAAATTCttacaataaaatattaaactgagaaaatttgagaaagaaaaacaactgAATACTTCAGTGCAGTATACAGTAACAAGAAAAGATTTGTATTGGAAAAAACCTCAAGGGTTCCCTTGCATTTCTTGTAAAAAGCTATAACTTAAATATTAAGTAAGAAAATCAAGTATTACACTAGAAATTTGATATTGGTAGGGGTGAGAATCGGCTGGTCCAGACCGGccatttttggaccggaccggtccggCCCATTTTTAGGAGGACCGAagtcattcggtccggtccctgTCCAGGGGTTTTCCACCCCGGACTGgactgaatgaaaaaaataaaaaaatataatttatataaataattttataaattaattatataattttttacttatactaatatttatgattatatactaatactaatagtctaatatggtattaaaaaaataatactaatagtctaatattataatatactatagttaaacttattctaatatagactatatagttatattaaatactataagtaatactaatactaatatatagctaaatcactataagtataactatatagctatatatatttagtatgaatgtattattatattctttaatgtataactataatatatagtactactatatatattaatatattaacatattataagagttatagtataaattataatatagaaattataatatactaaatcactataacaatataactaatactaatatatagctatacaattaGTCTACTATtactactattatatagttatacttttcagtataattagtattaatatatagttatatagttgtactaatactattagtctattatatagtctaaaactcttaagtctaatataggatatttggttataactaatactaatattattaatactaataatgtagaaaatagttatactaactaattgattcaatataactaatactactgatataatatagctatactaaattactaatagtttaatacaaattactgatagttatactaactgattgattcaacataactaatattactaatactagtataagtttataactatatatattactaatagttatAGACTATCAGTATAGTCTATAAATTCTTATAGACTATACTAATAgtaaattataatactaatactataagtaatactatactaatttataccataactcttataatatgttaatatattaatatatactagtaccatatattatagttaatagttatatattaaatagtataataatacattgatactaaatatatatagttataaacttataatggATTCGTAATATATAGACTTTGCTAATAGTCTataactaatcataaattcataataactaaatcattataagtctataactatatatatttagtatcaatgtattattatactatttaatgtataactattaactataatatatagtactagtatatattaatatattaacatattataagagttatggtataaattataatatatcatatatttataaatttataatgtattagtatagttaacttaatatgtaatatgttagtattaaatcactataactatatagagtattagtaatatagtatgtaatataactacatagagtattagtaataagagtattactattatttaatatagtatgacatagagtattaataaatgtgtggtgtttgaagagatatagtaatactagtatattacatatagtattactattattacatatagttattagttatagtattagtactagtgtattattagttatagcaaataaattaataactattactaatttattatatactaatagtattaggatattattaatatatattaatatatataatagtatactatatatattaaatatatcacaatataattacataagtattaaataaaatgtcttaggatttttaaaaagaaaagtcaactgtggaccgaatggaccgaccggaccggaccggaccgaatgggaccggaccgtcccaacccttagggagttcggtccggtccagggtgggaaaaccctggaccgaataggtccggtccggtccggtccgtaaaacctccccggaccggaccagaccggaccgaactcacccctagatATTGGTGTGAAGCATCAAGTCTGAAGGTTAATTTGGCCAAATCCAAATTACTCCCTGTTGGGGCTGTTGAGTTTTATTGATTGTAGGGTGTCTTCCTTGCCATTGGGATAGCTTGGTCTCCCATTGGATGCTTCCTTAAAGACAAGCTATCTGGGATGGTATAATTGATACAATAAAACTTCAGTTAGCTGGATGGAAGTGAATTTATCTATCCAAGGGTGGTAGGCTAACCTTGATTAAAAGTACTTCAAGTCTTTATCACACTTACCCACTTACCACTTATTTTATGTCACCTTTTCCTCTACTAGTGTTGCTAATCAGTCAGAGAAGCTACAAACAGCTTTACTGTGGTGCGGTGGGGTGGTTTGGGGGAGAAATCAAAGTTTTCATCCGGTTCTTGGTCCAATTTCTAATCTGCTTTTATCTGTAGGAGGTTTGGGCATTCAGAAGCTGATTCTTATCAACCATGCCTCACAGGATATATGGCTATGGTGCTATgaaaatgtgtgtgtgtgtgtgtgtgtgtgtgtgtgtgtgagagagagagagagagagagagagagagagagagagagagagagagcttatgGTAGTTGGTGGTTGCTACTCAATATGTGCTTCTTGGGTGGGGTAGTGTTCTAATAAGTTGAACAGTCCTTATGGAGTTGGCCTTTTGAAGGATATAAGAAACATGTGGAAAGACGTTTTCAGCTTTATTACCTTTGAAATCATAGATAGTCTAGAATTTACTTTTGGCATGACGTCTTGTGTGGAGACCAGTCCCTCAAGGAATATTTTCCAGAGCTATTTAGCATTGCATGTTCTAAAGAAGCCTCCGTAGTGGATAATTTACATCTCTCTAATGGTTCTCAACAGTGGGATGTATCTTTCACCAAGGTGGCCCAAGACTGAGAGGTGGATCTCTTTATTTCTTGCAAGATCAGGAGAGGTGGAGAAGACAAGGGCAGGTAGAACCCTTCTAAGCATGGTCTCCAAGGCTAAATCCTTTCATAATGTGATACATCAGGATGCTAAAACTTCCTTTACTTAAAAGAGCATGGAGGACACATTGCTTTAGTAATGTGTGCATGGGCTCAATTTGACCTGGCCAAGGATGTGATTATGGGGCAGCCTCAAGGTTTTACATGTTCCCCCTTATAATACGGGGAAATGCcttaaatttttgtaataaaatatatctatttgttattttacttgtgaaaaaaaaagcATGGCGAACACAGGTTCCACAGAAGGTGGCTTTTTTTGTGTGGACAGTTGCCTTAGAAAAGACTCTCACGTTAAACAATCTATGGAAAGGCATATATTGGTGATTGATTGGTGTCATAGGTGCTGAAGAAGTGCAGAATTTGTCAACCATCATCTGCTTCGTTATGATGTGACAActgctttgttaaaaaaaaaaatgatttgtacaagccTAAGGTTTGCAAGCCTCATGCAAGCTTTTTTGGAAAAAAGTGGGACTcactaaaaaaaactcatttttctatGATGGCatccattttttttctaagggCATGCAAGGGGCTTGCACACCCAAGgcttgtatctagcattactctttataaaattatacttcCAGTGGACCAATATATTTGGAGTGGTTCAGCTTATGCCTAGAAGTGTGGTGGATTCTTTTGCGTGTTGGAGAGAATAGTTTGGTTGCATCATTGTGAAGTTTAATGGAATTTGATCCCTATTTGCCTAATTTGATATCTATGAAAAAACTCAATGGTTGGTGATTTGATAAGTGTGAAAAAATAGTGGATGAGCTTACAGTTTTTTCATTAAAACCATATGTCTCTGCTTATTCACTCATATTTTTTATGCGAATCTTCAATATCAGGATttagttctttctttttctcttctaatGCGTAGGTGTGTCTATTTATAATCTTCATGTGATTGGATGTCACCACTTTTGTGATGGAGTAAAATTACATTTACTTTAAAAACAGTAAGAAAGCAAGAATTGCTAGAATGCCTCTTTTTAGTTCCTTTACAGGCATGTAACAGCAAGAGGGGAGGAAAGGGAGGCAAGATCTCCTCTTTCTTCCATTTTAGTCTATGTTAGTGTAACTAAAAAGGCCAGTTCTTTCAAGAATTTTCGATCTGGTTTAGAAGTGTACGTGCACTTCTATATGTCTAGATCAAGATactcaatataaaaattttaggtaccaaaaatatttctaaagaaaaaaaggatGCTAAAAATTGTGTGTCTATTTTGTATCTAATTTTGTGTTGGAATGTTAAACAAATGTTATAGAAATTAGCAGTTAACCTTTGTTAGATACAAGGATTATAACATAGCAGCAGCAGAGGGTTTTCACTGTCATTTTTTTCTGtattctacttatcaaaaaaaaaaaaaaaaaagcagcagCAGAAGGTTTTCACTGTTTATAATGTGATGCTGTTGGTCAGAAGTCAGAACATCGAAATTTACACTTacaaatattatcaaaaagaaaaaaaaaaaaaaaaaaaaaaaaaaaaaaaaaaaaagccttgtGTAAAACTAAAGACTCATTGGCATTTAGATAGTTTCATGTAAAcctcaccaaaaaaaaaacgaatCTAGTATGAAGAATTACCTATGTCAATAATCTTATTCCTTGATGAATTCTGCAAAGAAGATAGGGCCACTTTGCCTGAGTAAGCTTTTTGGCTTGAATGGTATCCCTGAAAAGTGCATCAAAGAGAAATTATAAAGCCAACTATTGAGGAGACTAATAGATGCAATTATGCAAAAGGAAGTGACTGTATTGTCCTACATCATATTTCATAATCTGAGGACCCAGCTTCTTCAATAGGTCTTTCATGGTGGAGGCGGACCATGGATTAATATGACTTGTCTCGAACTCAACGAATCCACAATCATCATTCTGtaaaatggaaaaggaaaaaaaaaaaaatggatgaagCTTCTCACAGCGTATGACATGAACTTCAGCTAACCCCCCCACCCACACAACACAAAAAAAACACACTCCCACCCTTTCCTTAAAATAAATGTGTAAGAACTTCACCATTTAGCCATGCGTAATACCTTCTGAAGTGAACAAGCATTCACTAATCCAGACATTCTATCGAGAAATAGGGCATGTGCCTTCTTCAACAACTCGACCGGTTTGGCATTTCTGGTCGCAGAGCAACATGGCAAGTGTTAGGACACAAGTTGACACGCTCAAACAACTCCAATCTAGGAAAGAAACACAGACGCacagagaaaaaaagagagagacctTAGAAATCCAGACTGATAAACCATATGAGCGTCATGCAACTTCCCTTTTGATTCAAGAAAGGACGCATACCATACATAAAGCAAAGAATGGCCCAGACATATCTCACTCTCAGTCATTTCTCTAAAAACGCTCTCAAAATCTTCACTAACGTCCATCTACAGAGACCAAAACCACCAAATTAAATCCATCAAAAGATCAAAGGCATaccaagaatgaaaacaaaattcatGCAGTTGGAATCGAGGAACGAAAACGACCGATGAATAGGAAGTTACATAGAGGAACCAAATCCGGAGAAATCTAACGTCGTTTTGGTACTGGTCATCATCCTTGAATGTTACGATGCAATCGTAGAGAAGCTTCCTGAGATCTA
This is a stretch of genomic DNA from Carya illinoinensis cultivar Pawnee chromosome 3, C.illinoinensisPawnee_v1, whole genome shotgun sequence. It encodes these proteins:
- the LOC122304017 gene encoding mitotic checkpoint serine/threonine-protein kinase BUB1 isoform X1 gives rise to the protein MTVVFEDTNSASDPLLPCLWSIKKALKAETRLGNDSGLDLRKLLYDCIVTFKDDDQYQNDVRFLRIWFLYMDVSEDFESVFREMTESEICLGHSLLYVWYASFLESKGKLHDAHMVYQSGFLRNAKPVELLKKAHALFLDRMSGLVNACSLQKNDDCGFVEFETSHINPWSASTMKDLLKKLGPQIMKYDGYHSSQKAYSGKVALSSLQNSSRNKIIDIGGKKYQIKGCAGQGGFAQVYKAYVNSNPDEVVALKIQKPAFPWEFYMYRQLDERILDNERSSFGFAQRMHLYSDCSILVCDYRAHGTLQDAINSYVVTGKFMEEELCIYYTVEMLYMLETLHGAGIIHGDFKPDNLLIRYARGNLTEDGLRERSGPWHDQNFIFQGLCLVDWGRGIDKRLFPENAEFKGDCRTSGFRCVEMQENKPWTFQVDTYGLCVIVHMMLHNSYMEIEKKKSSGGGYIYLPKSSLKRYWAVELWKNFFTQLLNMSPGSDDKKLQKLRESFQDYMCSKPHFIKKLKELLVKQRTSLCSA
- the LOC122304017 gene encoding mitotic checkpoint serine/threonine-protein kinase BUB1 isoform X2 — protein: MTVVFEDTNSASDPLLPCLWSIKKALKAETRLGNDSGLDLRKLLYDCIVTFKDDDQYQNDVRFLRIWFLYMDVSEDFESVFREMTESEICLGHSLLYVWYASFLESKGKLHDAHMVYQSGFLRNAKPVELLKKAHALFLDRMSGLVNACSLQKNDDCGFVEFETSHINPWSASTMKDLLKKLGPQIMKYDGYHSSQKAYSGKVALSSLQNSSRNKIIDIGGKKYQIKGCAGQGGFAQVYKAYVNSNPDEVVALKIQKPAFPWEFYMYRQLDERILDNERSSFGFAQRMHLYSDCSILVCDYRAHGTLQDAINSYVVTGKFMEEELCIYYTVEMLYMLETLHGAGIIHGDFKPDNLLIRYARGNLTEDGLRERSGPWHDQGLCLVDWGRGIDKRLFPENAEFKGDCRTSGFRCVEMQENKPWTFQVDTYGLCVIVHMMLHNSYMEIEKKKSSGGGYIYLPKSSLKRYWAVELWKNFFTQLLNMSPGSDDKKLQKLRESFQDYMCSKPHFIKKLKELLVKQRTSLCSA